Proteins from a genomic interval of Oncorhynchus nerka isolate Pitt River linkage group LG13, Oner_Uvic_2.0, whole genome shotgun sequence:
- the LOC115140325 gene encoding protein PAXX-like, which yields MLPTPTQDMDGNRPLTQMSYCTVVDKTDQCKFICYTHKYSEMFNVGLTNASDVWSTDFTDETLNQFRRKFALKSTEDYILKIRSACGSGSVSVSMQDGCAVLCVGTSPGDLSVTLSRLKQPEAKEKLRELLFRMADSLTRLDHTSGPAPFSPGKSPHKRNTDFEPRRQPQSGQTLAVKKRLPGDSLINPGTRRKRPATGVAFDDDEDDQ from the exons ATGCTGCCTACACCAACGCAAGACATGGATGGAAATCGACCGTTGACCCAAATGTCTTACTGCACCGTGGTAGATAAAACTGACCAGTGTAAATTCATATGCTACACGCATAAATATTCGGAGATGTTCAATGTTGG TTTGACAAATGCCTCTGATGTGTGGAGCACAGATTTCACTGATGAGACATTGAACCAGTTT AGACGAAAGTTTGCCTTGAAGTCAACAGAGGATTATATCTTGAAAATTAG GTCTGCGTGCGGCAGTGGGAGTGTGTCTGTATCAATGCAGGACGGCTGTGCAGTGCTCTGTGTAGGCACCAGTCCAGGGGACCTGAGTGTGACTCTGTCCAGACTGAAACAGCCCGAGGCCAAAGAGAAACTGAGAGAGCTGCTGTTTAGAATGGCAGACAGTCTGACTCGTTTAGACCATACAA GTGGCCCAGCCCCATTCAGTCCTGGAAAGAGTCCACACAAACGCAATACAG ATTTTGAGCCAAGGAGACAGCCGCAGAGTGGCCAAACTCTGGCAGTCAAGAAGCGTCTTCCAGGAGATTCTCTTATCAACCCAGGAACAAGAAG AAAGCGTCCAGCAACCGGGGTGGCatttgatgatgatgaagatgatcaaTGA